The Planifilum fimeticola nucleotide sequence TGCAGGCCGATGGTGGCGACGATGAGTCCCACTTCTCCCCGGGCGATCATACCGGAGCCGATGATGGCGGAACTGCGCCAGTTGAATCCGGCCAGTTTGGCCCCCATGCCGCCGCCGATCAGCTTGGTCACGATGGCCACGAGGGTCAGAGTCACGATGAGATAGAGCATCTCGAGCGAGAAATTTTTCACCTGTGCCGTCACTCCGATGCTGACGAAGAAGATCGGCACAAAGAAAGAGAAGGACACCGTTTCCACCTTCTCGAACAATTCCTCTCGATAGCTGGAGAGGCTGAGCATCAACCCGGCGAAATAGGAGCCGACGATCCCTGCCATTCCGAACATTTCCGCGAAATAGGCGAAGGCGAGGGCGGTGATGATGCCGAAGGTGAGCACCACTTCGGTGGTGAGCATGCCGGAGACGGCGCGAAACAGCCTCGGGAGCAGCGTCCGACCCGCCAGGAGGGTGATGATGAAGAAAACGATGATCTTCACCAGGAGGAGAAGGATGCCTGCAATGCTTCCGCCGCTGTCGTCACTGGCGACGAAACCGATGACGACCGACAGGGTGATGATGCCCAGGATGTCGTCCAACACAGCTGCGCCCAGGACGGTAACCCCTTCCTTAGATTGGAGCTTTCCCAACTCCCTCAGAGTCTGCACCGAGATGCTGACACTGGTGGCCACCAACAC carries:
- a CDS encoding cation:proton antiporter, whose translation is MNLIEQFVNLEELSQFHFLLEIALILVAVKIAGHLSKRFGQPAVFGELLVGVILGPSLLGWVHQSDMLRELAEIGVILLMFLAGLETDVNEFKRTAYGSSLTAVGGVILPLIAGFGVGLLFGYNYSTAIFIGTVLVATSVSISVQTLRELGKLQSKEGVTVLGAAVLDDILGIITLSVVIGFVASDDSGGSIAGILLLLVKIIVFFIITLLAGRTLLPRLFRAVSGMLTTEVVLTFGIITALAFAYFAEMFGMAGIVGSYFAGLMLSLSSYREELFEKVETVSFSFFVPIFFVSIGVTAQVKNFSLEMLYLIVTLTLVAIVTKLIGGGMGAKLAGFNWRSSAIIGSGMIARGEVGLIVATIGLQKGLIDQALFTAAVVIVLVTTLVTPPALKAAIGRRTEPSQNA